Proteins encoded by one window of Cystobacter ferrugineus:
- a CDS encoding discoidin domain-containing protein, with product MKRPATASSVEGNNTAALAVDGTTGARWASQWGVDPQWIMVDLGATAQIDEIKLQWEAAYAKDYKVQVSNDQSNWTDLYSRTNSPGGVDIQGVSGSGRYVRVLGTKRALTNYGYSILELEVYGTLGTSEPPPAPSEDSHLLSLKRPAYASSQEGNNSAELAVDGTTGARWASQWGVDPQWIYVDLGATAQIDRVKIQWEGAYAKDYKVQVSNDELTWTDLYGRTNWAGGVDDQALSGSGRFVRVLGTKRALSAYGYSILEFEVYGTGGANKPPLQYGPNVALNRTATASSTSQSLPPGNAVDGNASTRWNSVATDDEWISIDLGSTRTMGRVVLNWEAAAGRVFDVQVSPDGSQWTTVYRTLHGAGGKQDIPLYASGRYIRMKGYARATGHGYSLFDFEVYDYVEGHPKPTYTIPALPTASTIQVGQGSYLTNDYKMPQPQYPRYRADTLKAPLPSNDWWQSLLIKPLGDMIVTQPLKSKFFNQGLGILTPGAGYINGDKSAVNADGNPDLYLMANTIDTSKMANRVTGYGDWSVDSVLSDDATDKLKVTFVKGSPYLYTQFSDPNSVELYSARITQILDDQGAAILTTDGASVTTDRLAVKVSNPDGGGTLRTRYYGLFAPAGTVFRKVGPKIKIQLGGGQGYLSLAALPSAADLSYFHQHAYAFVTGTRVSYLFDEASAQLTTTFTLTTQLKRTGFSDQTLTALFPHQWKSSGSPLTALTYPSVRGTLKVREGNTFFTTNRFQGIVPQFTEPNNPEYSRALMSQYLLTLERETANIKPAADAYWQGKALHPLAMGVLAAEEIGDTVYRDLFLSRLKPLLTEWYTYTPGEKDFFFYYNPDWGTTYYRVSEFGANTGITDHHFTYGYYVFASAVLAAYDANFRTQYGSMVDHLIRDYANPTRTDPLYPFFRNFDPYEGHSWAGGYADNNNGNNQEAAGESLFGWVGQYLWGVVTGNTSFRDAGIYGFTTELEAVEQYWFNYDGDNWLPEWPHKTVGQVYGSSNFYGTFFSGAPVHIYGIHWLPTSEYLTSYGFNPTKVASLYDGFVTDNGGPETSWQHVVWPIQSLSNPQAVLAKWDATPVQKNELFNTYWFVHNMASLGQRSADVWATGGASATVYKKGSTYSALVWNPTATALPVTFKNASGTTGTATVPARSLVRVNPLQNN from the coding sequence TTGAAGCGCCCCGCCACCGCCTCTTCGGTGGAGGGAAACAACACTGCGGCGCTGGCGGTGGATGGCACCACGGGCGCGCGCTGGGCCAGCCAGTGGGGCGTGGATCCCCAGTGGATCATGGTGGATCTGGGCGCCACGGCGCAGATCGATGAGATCAAGCTCCAGTGGGAGGCCGCGTACGCCAAGGACTACAAGGTTCAGGTCTCCAACGACCAGAGCAACTGGACGGACCTCTACAGCCGGACGAACTCGCCCGGCGGAGTCGACATCCAGGGCGTCAGCGGCAGCGGCCGGTACGTGCGCGTGCTCGGCACGAAGCGCGCCCTCACCAACTATGGCTACTCCATCCTGGAGCTCGAGGTCTACGGCACGCTCGGGACGAGTGAGCCCCCTCCCGCGCCCTCGGAAGACTCGCACCTGTTGTCGTTGAAGCGCCCCGCCTACGCCTCTTCGCAGGAGGGCAACAACTCGGCGGAGCTGGCGGTGGACGGCACCACGGGCGCGCGCTGGGCCAGCCAGTGGGGCGTGGATCCCCAGTGGATCTATGTGGACCTGGGCGCCACGGCCCAGATCGATCGGGTCAAGATCCAGTGGGAGGGCGCGTACGCCAAGGACTACAAGGTCCAGGTCTCCAACGACGAGCTCACCTGGACGGACCTCTATGGCCGGACGAACTGGGCTGGCGGCGTCGATGATCAGGCGCTCAGCGGCAGCGGCCGGTTCGTGCGGGTGCTCGGCACGAAACGCGCCCTGAGCGCCTATGGCTATTCCATCCTGGAGTTCGAGGTCTACGGGACAGGAGGCGCGAACAAGCCGCCGCTCCAGTATGGCCCCAACGTGGCCCTGAACCGGACCGCCACCGCCTCCTCCACCTCGCAATCCCTGCCGCCGGGCAACGCGGTGGATGGCAACGCGTCGACGCGCTGGAACTCGGTCGCGACGGACGATGAGTGGATCTCCATCGACCTGGGCAGCACGCGGACGATGGGCCGGGTCGTCTTGAACTGGGAAGCGGCCGCCGGGCGCGTGTTCGACGTGCAGGTCTCCCCCGATGGCTCGCAGTGGACGACCGTCTACCGGACGCTGCACGGCGCGGGCGGAAAGCAGGACATTCCCCTGTACGCCTCCGGCCGTTACATCCGGATGAAGGGCTACGCCCGCGCCACGGGGCATGGGTATTCCCTGTTCGACTTCGAGGTCTACGACTACGTCGAGGGCCACCCGAAGCCCACCTACACGATTCCGGCCCTCCCCACCGCCAGCACCATCCAGGTCGGCCAGGGCAGCTACCTGACGAACGACTACAAGATGCCGCAGCCCCAGTATCCGCGGTACCGGGCCGACACCTTGAAGGCTCCCCTGCCCTCCAATGACTGGTGGCAGTCGCTGCTCATCAAGCCGCTCGGGGACATGATCGTCACCCAGCCCCTCAAGTCGAAGTTCTTCAACCAGGGGCTCGGCATCCTCACCCCGGGCGCGGGCTACATCAACGGCGACAAATCCGCGGTGAACGCCGACGGCAACCCCGACCTGTACCTGATGGCCAACACCATCGATACGTCCAAGATGGCCAACCGGGTGACCGGCTACGGCGACTGGTCGGTGGACTCCGTGCTGAGCGACGACGCCACGGACAAGCTCAAGGTGACGTTCGTCAAGGGCTCCCCCTACCTCTACACCCAGTTCAGCGATCCCAACTCGGTGGAGCTCTACTCCGCCCGTATCACGCAGATCCTCGATGACCAGGGCGCCGCGATCCTCACCACGGATGGCGCGTCGGTGACGACCGATCGGCTCGCCGTGAAGGTGTCCAACCCGGATGGCGGCGGCACGCTCCGGACGCGCTACTACGGGCTCTTCGCGCCGGCGGGCACCGTGTTCCGCAAGGTGGGCCCGAAGATCAAGATCCAGCTCGGAGGCGGCCAGGGCTATCTGTCGCTGGCGGCCCTGCCCTCCGCGGCCGACCTGAGCTACTTCCACCAGCATGCCTATGCGTTCGTGACGGGCACCCGCGTCAGCTACCTCTTCGACGAGGCGAGCGCGCAGCTCACCACGACCTTCACCCTCACCACGCAGCTCAAGCGCACGGGGTTCTCCGACCAGACCCTGACGGCCCTCTTCCCCCACCAGTGGAAGAGCTCGGGCTCGCCGCTCACCGCGCTCACCTACCCGTCCGTCCGCGGAACGCTGAAGGTGCGCGAGGGCAACACGTTCTTCACCACGAACCGCTTCCAGGGAATCGTCCCCCAGTTCACCGAGCCCAACAACCCCGAGTACTCGCGCGCCCTGATGAGCCAGTACCTGCTGACGCTCGAGCGGGAGACGGCGAACATCAAGCCGGCGGCGGATGCCTACTGGCAGGGCAAGGCGTTGCACCCGCTGGCGATGGGCGTGCTGGCCGCGGAGGAGATCGGCGACACCGTCTACCGAGATCTGTTCCTGTCGCGGCTCAAGCCCCTCTTGACGGAGTGGTACACGTACACGCCGGGAGAGAAGGACTTCTTCTTCTATTACAACCCGGACTGGGGCACGACGTACTACCGGGTCAGTGAGTTCGGAGCCAACACGGGCATCACGGATCACCACTTCACCTATGGCTACTACGTCTTCGCCTCGGCGGTGCTGGCCGCGTACGACGCGAACTTCCGCACCCAGTACGGCTCCATGGTGGATCATCTGATCCGCGACTACGCGAACCCGACCCGCACGGATCCGCTCTACCCGTTCTTCCGCAACTTCGATCCCTACGAGGGCCACTCGTGGGCCGGGGGCTACGCGGACAACAACAACGGCAACAACCAGGAGGCCGCGGGCGAGTCGCTCTTCGGCTGGGTGGGCCAGTACCTGTGGGGCGTCGTCACCGGCAACACGTCGTTCCGCGACGCGGGCATCTACGGCTTCACCACGGAGCTCGAGGCGGTGGAGCAGTACTGGTTCAACTATGACGGGGACAACTGGCTGCCCGAGTGGCCGCACAAGACGGTGGGCCAGGTGTACGGCTCGTCGAACTTCTACGGCACCTTCTTCAGTGGCGCCCCTGTCCACATCTACGGCATCCACTGGCTGCCCACCTCCGAGTACCTGACCAGCTACGGCTTCAACCCCACCAAGGTCGCCAGCCTCTACGACGGCTTCGTGACGGACAACGGCGGACCGGAGACCTCGTGGCAGCACGTCGTGTGGCCCATCCAGTCGTTGAGCAACCCCCAGGCGGTGCTGGCCAAGTGGGACGCCACCCCGGTGCAGAAGAACGAGCTCTTCAACACGTACTGGTTCGTCCACAACATGGCCAGCCTCGGCCAGCGCAGCGCGGACGTCTGGGCCACGGGCGGGGCGAGCGCGACGGTGTACAAGAAGGGCTCCACCTACTCGGCCCTGGTGTGGAACCCCACCGCCACCGCGCTCCCGGTGACGTTCAAGAACGCGTCCGGAACCACCGGAACGGCCACCGTGCCCGCCCGCTCCCTGGTGCGCGTGAACCCCCTGCAGAACAACTGA
- a CDS encoding cellulose binding domain-containing protein produces the protein MTLNWKYSRASLFAVMALVAPVGESLAGTNDVTVQYLNYNAAGPNDDIIEANIRLRNNTTTAIPLSSIVVRYWFTKDNASGVTAECWWWGASPCPNLTVTTGNVSYTGADRYAEIRFTSGAGNLAPGATTQAIDLGVMFGTNADETNDYSYGSHTSFIDWSKITVHDAGSAPTGGLRGGTPPSGGSEPPGGGDPITTEFFDDFSYTSASDSTFRNWWNVRNDPNWTGPGPEPEYGAPWAASNVSIVTDSVVSGNKLLRLQTSTSGTNATTAQAEVSSKSRKFKFGTYAARVKFNNTPLSGTRYFADKPVQTFFTITNYVLNDPNYSEQDFEYMPNGGWGRGNTSTLWMTSWEDTQQSVENADRVSDWNSKDYSGWHTLVLQVSSTGIYYYIDGALLTSHTQLKYLPETNQSIYFNIWFTELDRAQTSSRAYHQEADWVYFAKDAILTPTEVTQRIAGFRTAGTARKDTVVP, from the coding sequence ATGACATTGAACTGGAAGTATTCCCGCGCGAGCCTGTTCGCGGTGATGGCGCTGGTGGCCCCCGTGGGTGAGAGCCTCGCGGGAACGAACGATGTGACTGTCCAGTATTTGAATTACAACGCCGCGGGCCCGAACGACGACATCATCGAGGCCAACATCCGGCTGCGCAACAACACCACGACCGCGATCCCGCTGAGCAGCATCGTCGTGCGCTACTGGTTCACCAAGGACAACGCCTCGGGAGTCACGGCGGAGTGCTGGTGGTGGGGTGCCTCTCCGTGCCCCAACCTCACGGTGACCACCGGGAACGTGTCCTATACGGGCGCGGACCGGTACGCGGAAATCCGTTTCACCAGCGGTGCGGGAAACCTGGCACCGGGCGCGACGACCCAGGCGATCGATCTCGGCGTGATGTTCGGCACCAACGCCGACGAGACGAATGACTACTCCTACGGGAGCCATACGAGCTTCATCGATTGGAGCAAGATCACCGTGCACGACGCCGGCTCCGCGCCCACGGGCGGGCTGCGCGGCGGCACGCCTCCCTCGGGTGGAAGCGAGCCCCCGGGTGGGGGGGATCCGATCACCACCGAGTTCTTCGACGACTTCAGCTACACGAGCGCCAGCGACAGCACCTTCAGGAACTGGTGGAACGTGCGCAACGACCCGAACTGGACGGGTCCCGGGCCCGAGCCGGAGTACGGCGCGCCCTGGGCCGCGTCCAACGTGTCGATCGTCACCGACTCCGTGGTCTCCGGCAACAAGCTGCTGCGGCTCCAGACGAGCACCAGCGGCACCAACGCGACCACGGCGCAGGCCGAGGTGTCCTCGAAGAGCCGCAAGTTCAAGTTCGGCACCTATGCCGCGCGCGTGAAGTTCAACAACACCCCGCTGTCGGGCACCCGCTACTTCGCCGACAAGCCCGTCCAGACCTTCTTCACCATCACCAACTATGTCTTGAATGACCCGAACTACTCGGAGCAGGACTTCGAGTACATGCCCAACGGGGGCTGGGGACGTGGAAACACCAGCACCTTGTGGATGACCTCGTGGGAGGACACGCAGCAGTCCGTCGAGAACGCGGACCGGGTCTCGGATTGGAACAGCAAAGACTACTCAGGTTGGCACACGCTCGTGCTCCAGGTCTCCAGCACCGGCATCTATTATTACATCGATGGGGCGCTGCTGACCTCGCATACCCAGCTCAAGTACCTGCCGGAGACGAACCAGTCCATCTACTTCAACATCTGGTTCACCGAGCTGGACCGCGCCCAGACCAGCTCCCGCGCGTACCACCAGGAGGCGGACTGGGTGTACTTCGCCAAGGACGCCATCCTGACGCCCACGGAGGTCACCCAACGCATCGCCGGCTTCCGCACC
- a CDS encoding ricin-type beta-trefoil lectin domain protein: MSTQRARPLGRRLAAATTVAVLAAAPSASAAPNPSGQVTGLAGKCIDVASANTANGTPIQLYDCNGTAAQQININADGTLRALGKCIDVTQSGTTNGTPIQLWDCNGTAAQQWIHTPNQDLVNPQANKCLDVSGGNSASGTRLQIYDCNGTAAQKWAPPAHPRTYRRTVVYYQTQYNGGTYVSPLGLTNNNTRVTDVIVAAIHLNSPTLVHLNDHPPSDARFQQMWRDLAAMQARGVRVIGMVGGAAQGSFQRLDTDFNTYYPLLKNIITTYKLDGVDLDVEEYMSLAGIERVIRALRTDFGPNFVITLAPVATALYGGGNLSGFNYEQLYRDVGSQISWFNAQFYNGWGYMGTPSNYQSIINRGLIPAQKVVAGMLSNPGNGGSGYIDIPAAKSTVSGLVGTHQAFGGAASWEYFNSLPGNTGAPWQWAAELSSAMGR; the protein is encoded by the coding sequence ATGAGCACCCAGCGTGCGCGTCCCCTCGGGCGCCGACTCGCCGCCGCCACCACGGTCGCGGTCCTCGCCGCCGCTCCGTCCGCCTCGGCGGCGCCCAATCCCTCCGGCCAGGTCACGGGACTCGCCGGCAAGTGCATCGACGTGGCGTCCGCCAACACGGCCAACGGCACGCCCATCCAGCTCTACGACTGCAACGGCACCGCCGCCCAGCAGATCAACATCAACGCGGATGGCACCCTCCGGGCCCTCGGCAAGTGCATCGACGTCACCCAGTCCGGCACGACCAACGGCACGCCCATTCAACTGTGGGATTGCAACGGCACCGCCGCCCAGCAGTGGATCCACACGCCCAACCAGGATCTCGTCAACCCCCAGGCCAACAAGTGCCTGGACGTCTCCGGCGGCAACAGCGCGAGCGGCACCCGGCTGCAGATCTATGATTGCAACGGCACCGCCGCCCAGAAGTGGGCGCCGCCCGCCCACCCCCGGACGTACCGGCGCACGGTGGTCTACTACCAGACCCAATACAACGGCGGCACGTATGTCTCCCCGCTGGGCCTGACCAACAACAACACGCGCGTCACCGACGTCATCGTGGCGGCCATCCATCTCAACTCCCCCACGTTGGTGCACCTCAATGATCATCCGCCGAGCGATGCCCGGTTCCAGCAGATGTGGCGGGACCTCGCCGCGATGCAGGCCAGGGGCGTGCGCGTGATCGGGATGGTAGGCGGTGCCGCGCAGGGCAGCTTCCAGCGCCTGGACACCGACTTCAACACCTACTACCCGCTGCTCAAGAACATCATCACCACGTACAAGCTGGATGGCGTGGACCTGGACGTCGAGGAGTACATGTCGCTCGCGGGCATCGAGCGCGTCATCCGCGCCCTGCGCACGGACTTCGGCCCCAACTTCGTCATCACGCTCGCCCCCGTGGCCACCGCCCTGTATGGCGGCGGCAACCTGTCCGGCTTCAACTACGAACAGCTCTACCGGGACGTGGGCTCGCAGATCTCCTGGTTCAACGCCCAGTTCTACAATGGCTGGGGTTACATGGGCACGCCGTCCAACTACCAGTCCATCATCAACCGCGGGCTCATCCCCGCGCAGAAGGTGGTGGCCGGCATGCTGAGCAACCCAGGCAATGGCGGCTCCGGCTACATCGACATCCCCGCCGCCAAGAGCACGGTGAGCGGCCTCGTCGGCACGCACCAGGCGTTCGGCGGCGCGGCGAGCTGGGAGTACTTCAACTCGCTGCCGGGCAACACCGGCGCCCCGTGGCAGTGGGCGGCCGAGCTGTCCTCGGCCATGGGCCGCTGA